The following are encoded together in the Corticium candelabrum chromosome 1, ooCorCand1.1, whole genome shotgun sequence genome:
- the LOC134196143 gene encoding uncharacterized protein LOC134196143, with amino-acid sequence MSASAHKGHQDIAKTKACLRETMWWPDMSNEFASAEFQKLATAYGFHHRTSSRLHSQGNGLVECSVQTIKSLMTKAKSSGGDFYLALLAYRTAPHEATGVSPTHLLMGRRLHTTLPSLPGVLAPEVARRDTMQETDERSKQQQRKYYDQRTGAQPLPQLDIHDRMLVWDTICKHGGFQLQ; translated from the exons ATGTCGGCCAGCGCTCACAAGGGTCATCAGGATATTGCTAAAACCAAAGCTTGTTTGCGTGAGACAATGTGGTGGCCAGACATGTCCAATGAG TTCGCCAGTGCGGAGTTTCAGAAATTAGCTACGGCGTACGGATTTCATCACAGAACGTCATCGCGTTTACACTCCCAAGGTAATGGATTAGTTGAGTGTAGTGTTCAAACAATCAAGAGTTTGATGACAAAGGCCAAGTCTTCGGGAGGAGACTTCTATCTTGCTCTGTTGGCATATCGGACGGCTCCACACGAAGCAACCGGTGTCTCTCCAACCCATCTGCTAATGGGTCGCCGCTTGCATACCACATTGCCTTCTCTTCCAGGAGTGCTTGCACCGGAAGTGGCCAGACGAGATACAATGCAAGAAACAGATGAACGCAGTAAACAGCAGCAGAGGAAATACTATGACCAACGAACTGGAGCTCAACCACTTCCCCAGCTGGACATTCATGATAGGATGTTAGTCTGGGACACAATATGCAAACATGGAGGATTCCAGCTACAGTGA